The region GTTGATGTGGTCATTTTTCCTACAGGCCCAACTAGTTCTGGTTTGGTTTGATATGAGCTTTGAGGCAGTGTTACATTGGTATTGACATTTTTccaattgattttaaaatgggTTTAGACGCAGGCTAAACTGGTCGCAGATAAACTATTATTCCCATATAGGACATGTTTTAACCTTGGTTTATTGATTTGGTTTTATATGCACTGAACTTCAGGGCCTGGTTTCTTATCCCTGTTTGGTACCTATGCATTTCATCCCTTCCTActtccattttgtacccataTATTTAACCACTAAATAActttatgtatgtattttagCTATCGAAAATGAGTAAAAGTCATTGATTGAGTCCAAACTGGATTACAGTCTGTATGAAACGTCCTGGCGTACAACATTTTTGTCCAAACTTTCTTTGATTTGATGCAACTAAATTacaaaaattagaaaatagTGAATGGGCAAAATAACCAGAAACTTTGAAGATGGCTCCAGGAGCCATTTTGGGTGGACTGCAGAGAAGAGCTTTAGAGGCTGTTGGTGATTTCAGTTTTAGatgttctggctgggctgtggtcatCAGGTtctcccagtggatcattttacaCATGAAAAAGGAGGCGGGGTTTCAGCTGTCAGTGGGTCCATGAAAACACAACCGGTTCTGTACAGAGTAGAGCGAGACAGAGTGGAGCAGAGCCTcttaaaacgagccagtggaaaaactACAtcaatacaggggttggacaatgaaactgaaacacctggttttagaccacaataatttattagtatggtgtagggcctccttttgcggccaatacagcatcaattcatcttgggaatgacatatacaagtcctgcacagtggtcagagggattttaagccattcttcttgcaggatagtggccaggtcactacgtgatactggtggaggaaaacgtttcctgactcgctcctccaaaacaccccaaagtggctcaataatatttagatctggtgactgtgcaggccatgggagatgttcaacttcactttcatgttcatcaaaccaatctttcaccagtcttgctgtgtgtattggtgcattgtcatcctgatacacggcaccgccttcaggatacaatgtttgaaccattggatgcacatggtcctcaagaatggttcggtagtccttggcatctagcacaagtattgggccaagggaataccatgatatggcagcccaaaccatcactgatccacccccatgcttcactctgggcatgcaacagtctgggggcgtacgcttctttggggcttctccacaccgtaactctcctggatgtggggaaaacagtaaaggtggactcatcagagaacaatacatgtttcacattgtccacagcccaagatttgcgctccttgcaccattgaaaccaacgtttggcattggcatgagtgaccaaaggttcggctatagcagcccggccgtgtatattgaccctgtggagctcctgacggacagttctggtggaaacaggagagttgaggtgcacatttaattctgctgtgatttgggcagctgtggttttatgttttttggatacaatccgggttagcacccgaacatccctttcagacagcttcctcttgcgtccacagttaatcctgttggatgtggtttgtccttcttggtgttatgctgacattaccctggataccgtggctcttgatacatcacaaagacttgctgtcttggtcacagatgtgccagcaagacgtgcaccaacaatttgtcctcttttgaactctggtatgtcacccataatgttgtgtgcatttcaatattttaagcaaaactgtgctcttaccctgctaattgaaccttcacactctgctcttactggtgcaatgtgcaatcaatgaagactggttaccaggctggtccaatttagccatgaaacctcccacactaaaatgacaggtgtttcagtttcattgtccctgtatatacaggtccttctcaaaatattagcatattgtgataaagttcattattttccataatgtcatgatgaaaatgtaacattcatatattttagattcattgctcactaactgaaatatttcaggtcttttattgtcttaatacggatgattttggcatacagctcatgaaaacccaaaattcctatctcacaaaattagcatatcattaaaagggtctctaaacaagctatgaacctaatcatctgaatcaacgagttaactctaaacacctgcaaaagattcctgaggcctttaaaactcccagcctggttcatcactcaaaaccccaatcatgggtaagactgccgacctgactgctgtccagaaggccactattgaccggaccctgaggaagattgtggagaagggccgattccagaccttgggggacctgcggaagcagtggactgagtctggagtagaaacatccagagccaccgtgcacaggcgtgtgcaggaaatgggctacaggtgccgcattccccaggtcaagccacttttgaaccagaaacagcagcagaagcacctgacctgggctacagagaagcagcactggactgttgttcagtggtccaaagtacttttttcggatgaaagcaaattctgcatgtcattcggaaatcaaggtgccagagtctggaggaagactggggagaaggaaatgccaaaatgccagaagtccagtgtcaagtacccacagtcagtgatggtctggggtgccgtgtcagctgctggtgttggtccactgtgttttatcaagggcagggtcaatgcagctagctatcaggagattttggagcacttcatgcttccatctgctgaaaagctttatggagatgaagatttcatttttcagcacgacctggcacctgctcacagtgccaaaaccactggtaaatggtttactgaccatggtatcactgtgctcaattggcctgccaactctcctgacctgaaccccatagagaatctgtgggatattgtgaagagaacgttgagagactcaagacccaacactctggatgagctaaaggccgctatcgaagcatcctgggcctccataagacctcagcagtgccacaggctgattgcctccatgccacgccgcattgaagcagtcatttctgccaaaggattcccgaccaagtattgagtgcataactgtacatgattatttgaaggttgacgttttttgtattaaaaacacttttcttttattggtcggatgaaatatgctaattttgtgagataggaattttgggttttcatgagctgtatgccaaaatcatccgtattaagacaataaaagacctgaaatatttcagttagtgtgcaatgaatctaaaatatatgaatgttaaattttcatcatgacattatggaaaataatgaactttatcacaatatgcgaatattttgagaaggacctgtatgcactactggtcaaaaggtttacatacacattCTCACCTAATGGGTTTCTTTCTtctcatgactatttacattgtagattctcaccaatgGCAACAATCCTATGAATGAacaaacatggaattatatagtaaacaaaaagtgtgaaatacctctaaacatttttatattttagattcagccTCCCTTTGCCCTGATAACAGCTTCGCTCTCTTTGTGTTCTCTCCATgatcttcatgaggtggtcacctgaaatggttttccaaagagtctttaAAGAatttcccagaggttcattgagagacgatcaaaggttaatatttcagtcatcacagcaaagggcggctactttaaggaacataaaacatatttaacgttcttttacagttttagtttgctacataattccatatgtgttcatctacagttttgatgccttcagtgagaatctacgtacaatagaaatagtcataaacataaagaaaaccattaaatgagaaagtggctCTAAAACGTTTGAATATATTGACTCCAATATTCCAGCAGCGTAGAGTTATTTTGGCCCAAACAGGAATCAGAACCAGGGTCAACAGAAATCAGGtgtaatatacattttgatTAATTAAGCATGAGGTTTGATCATATTTAGTTGTATAATTCATGAAAATATATAACTAaaatgaagaatgaaatgtCCCGTGGTCGATACAGCGACCCGTTTTAGACCAATCCTAAATGTGGTTAATAACCAGTTTAAAGCTTCATTTTAAACTGGACTTGTTAACAATTTAGTTCAGATCTAGTTTCGGTTTGGTCCAGACATTAAGGCGGGTTTCATTTTAACTCGGATTTGGTTCTTGGTTGGGGGTTTTGTACTGATTAAAACTGGATCAAGGTTTAAGGTCCATTCTTGACTGATCTTGGGTTTGGACTTCCTTCCAGGGGAACtaaaatttgttttcaaaataaagctgttttttattAACCTTTTGTTCAGGGTTCAGATTTActtttaaatgttcacataaaACTGGTTTTATTTGGACCTTGAATGTCCTCCTCAGATGAAGGATGGAGATCTCCGGGCTCACCCTGCTTCTGTCGGCCACCGTCTTCATCGCCACAATCCTGCTGGCCATCATCTGCCTGGACTGCAGGAACAAAAGTCCTCTGGGTGAGATGAAGCTTCACTTCACACATCATTCAGATGCAGCAGATATTCCACCCTGTGGGTTTTACAAACGGACCTCCCAGTCCACATTCAGACCACAGCTGTCCGACTCAGATGTTTGGTTTCAGCAGCTGGAgggtttagattttgtttttgtctgtctcCAGCCTCCATCAGTCAAACGCCTGCTTCAGACGAATACGTGACGTAAGTCTTCTTCTGCTCTTACCGATTAATTTACCGACCAATGACAGGTCGACTAACGGAACTCTCTTCTTTCGTTCAATCAGAAGTTCTGGATTCAGCGTCATCCATCCATGTGAGTCCAAAACCCCTGAGATGGTTGACCCAACCCCTGTAGAAACATCTGCTTTGAATTCAATGTGTTTGTTGTATTTGTTCTTTAAAATTGATTGAGGATCCTGAAATCTGAGTCGGAGTTCTGGAATGAAAAGCTGTGGTAATCTTCTAAGCGGGTTAAATGTCTGGCTATGATCAAGCCTTTGAAAGGCCACCAGAGATAGGTTTGCTTTTACAGGACCAGCATTCAGGATCATCCTGTTTTATGATGATGTTTTCACTCATGTTGAGGATGATGAGAAAATAGATGATCTGTCCATCTGAGTTGCAGGCCATCCACGCCCAGAGCCGAACGCCATCCACTCCCCCTCCAACCTGATGCCTCAGTGAGTCACTTTACTTTAAAACCAAACCCAGAACTTCCCAAAGCTGACTGAAGATCCAACTGGAGTTTTTAGATTTCTGGTTAAAGTTCAACAATCtcccacagattttttttaagatgactttatttaaaataaaatgaggtcattttacaaaatcagccatattttttttttatttgttatttgtgtttctttcaGCCCAAATTCTGCTGATCGTGGTTCTGAACGGAGACTCCGACCCTATACGCCAACAGAGACGGGTGGGTCTGTCCCTCCTCTGTGTTCAGTCTTATTTAGGAACTTGTTCATGTCAGGTTTTGCCCCAATGATTGTTTGTCTTCACAGAAAGT is a window of Girardinichthys multiradiatus isolate DD_20200921_A chromosome Y, DD_fGirMul_XY1, whole genome shotgun sequence DNA encoding:
- the LOC124864201 gene encoding uncharacterized protein LOC124864201 isoform X5, whose amino-acid sequence is MEISGLTLLLSATVFIATILLAIICLDCRNKSPLASISQTPASDEYVTSSGFSVIHPCHPRPEPNAIHSPSNLMPHPNSADRGSERRLRPYTPTETGTDFPDSDAEDNGYIKVLPETEPSRASTPSSDNHYVNVEAKPDSDSDSDPDYLNVDKIHQPCSTPDLSSQSEDDDNYVNQPPMIPSA
- the LOC124864201 gene encoding linker for activation of T-cells family member 1-like isoform X3 — translated: MEISGLTLLLSATVFIATILLAIICLDCRNKSPLASISQTPASDEYVTSSGFSVIHPCHPRPEPNAIHSPSNLMPHPNSADRGSERRLRPYTPTETESNPSYENQVPGTDFPDSDAEDNGYIKVLPETEPSRASTPSSDNHYVNVEAKPDSDSDSDPDYLNVDKIHQPCSTPDLSSQSEDDDNYVNQPPMIPSA
- the LOC124864201 gene encoding linker for activation of T-cells family member 1-like isoform X1 gives rise to the protein MEISGLTLLLSATVFIATILLAIICLDCRNKSPLASISQTPASDEYVTSSGFSVIHPCHPRPEPNAIHSPSNLMPHPNSADRGSERRLRPYTPTETESNPSYENQVPGTDFPDSDAEDNGYIKVLPETEPSRASTPSSDNHYVNVEEAKPDSDSDSDPDYLNVDKIHQPCSTPDLSSQSEDDDNYVNQPPMIPSA
- the LOC124864201 gene encoding linker for activation of T-cells family member 1-like isoform X4, with amino-acid sequence MEISGLTLLLSATVFIATILLAIICLDCRNKSPLASISQTPASDEYVTSSGFSVIHPCHPRPEPNAIHSPSNLMPHPNSADRGSERRLRPYTPTETGTDFPDSDAEDNGYIKVLPETEPSRASTPSSDNHYVNVEEAKPDSDSDSDPDYLNVDKIHQPCSTPDLSSQSEDDDNYVNQPPMIPSA
- the LOC124864201 gene encoding linker for activation of T-cells family member 1-like isoform X2 produces the protein MEISGLTLLLSATVFIATILLAIICLDCRNKSPLASISQTPASDEYVTSGFSVIHPCHPRPEPNAIHSPSNLMPHPNSADRGSERRLRPYTPTETESNPSYENQVPGTDFPDSDAEDNGYIKVLPETEPSRASTPSSDNHYVNVEEAKPDSDSDSDPDYLNVDKIHQPCSTPDLSSQSEDDDNYVNQPPMIPSA